TAAGGCTTTCAATTTCGCTAATATTCAAACCTTCAACTTCTTCAAAAAATTGACTTTGAATTTCTTCGAATTCCTCGACTTGAAGTTCTTCTTGAGTCGATGCATTTCCTTGTTCTGGAATGAGTTCGGTTTCTTCGGAGGATTCAATGGTTGGATCCACCGTCGAGATTTCTTCATTTTCGCAACTGTATAGAGCAAAAATCAAAGCGGCAGTTAAAACACTAAATTTTTTCATAATTACATTGGTTTAGATTGCACAACATTATTACAGAAAACAGACTAAAAAGAATATAATAGATGAAAAGCATTTTTATTGGACAGCTAACCCGATGGATTGAATAGTTTTTCGTAAATACCGAATAATCTTACAATAATTTGATATGCAGTCTATTACAGTTATTTAACCAAAAACGTATATTATTTTTTGTTCTCGTCTTCCGGGAATAATTTGAAGGTGTAACATTTGCTTAAAAATGACTACATATTACATATAAATACATCAATCATAATAAAATGGAATTAGTCAATACTACGGTTTTACGAAAAGACAACAGGCTGCTGGCCATTACGCATTTGTCACAGCTGTTGCATTATATTACGGGTTTTGGAGGTTTTTTGGTCCCACTCATTATTTGGTTGACCTCGCGGAAAAGTGTGGAAGGCATGGATGCACATGGAAGATCCATTATTAACCTGCAATTAAGCCTTCTGCTCTATATTATCCTGAGTATTCCGGCAATCCTCCTTTTGGGATTGGGACTACTAACGCTATTGGGAGTGGGGATACTCGGTTTTGTTTTGCCCATTGCAAATGCGGTGAAGGCCGCCAATGGGGAGCCACCATCCTATTTTTTGACCATTAAGTTTTTATAAAAAGAAAAGTCAAGGGAATACCTTGACTTTTTACCATTAGACCTTTTAAACTTTAACTAGTTGTTGAGCATTACGGGCATCACCAGCATGGTGACCTGTTCCCCTTCGTCCAAACCATCCGAGGGGGTTAGAATTCCCGCCCTGTTGGGGAGACTCATTTCCAAGGCAACATCTTCAGAGGATAAGTTGTTCAGCATTTCCACCAAAAATCGGGAATTGAATCCTATCTGCATATCATCGCCCTGGTAGGAACAGCTTAGCCGCTCTTCCGCCTTATTGCTGTAATCCACATCCTCGGCGGAAATATTGAGTTCCGCACCTGCAATCTTTAAGCGAATTTGGTGCGTAGTTTTGTTGGAAAAGATGGAAACCCTTCTTACCGAACTCAGAAATTGATTTCTGGATATCGAAAGTTTGTTGGGATTCTCCTTGGGAATCACGGCTTCATAATTGGGATACTTTCCATCTATTAACCGACAGATCAATTCGGTTTCATCAAAAGTAAACTTGGCGTTACTTTCGTTATACTCTATTTTAACATCGGACTCGGAACCTGCCAAAATCCCTTTTAAGAGGTTAAGGGGTTTCTTGGGCATAATGAATTCCGCTACTTCGGATGCGCTGATATCCGTACGTGCATATTTGACCAGTTTATGGGCATCCGTGGAAACAAAGGTTAGGCTCTCCGGTGAAAACTGGAAGAATACTCCGCTCATAACGGGTCGCAAGTCGTCATTTCCAGCGGCAAAAATGGTTTTCGATATGGCAGTGGCCAGAATATCACCTAAAACGGTCGTAGTACTGGGATTGGTCAACTCCACCGCCTTTGGAAATTCATTCCCATCGGCATAGGCAAGGGCATATTTACCGTGATTGGAACTTATTTCTACAGTATTGTTATCCGCCACCACAAAAGTCAAGGGCTGCTCTGGAAATGTCTTTAAGGTATCCAACAATAATCGGGCAGGTACGGCAATGAGCCCCTCGGATTCAGAATCTACCTCTAGAACGGAATTCATGGTGGTCTCCAGGTCGGAAGCCGATACAATCAGTTTGGTTTGCCTTAAATCGAACAAAAAGTTATCCAGGATGGGAAGGGTATTGCTCGAGTTGATTACGCCCCCCAAAACCTGCAATTGCTTGAGTAAATAGGAGCTGGATACAATAAATTTCATCAATAGTATTTTCTAGGTAAATGTATGCTTGATCCGCATGGCCAAAAACCGCTAGCGGGTAAAGACAAATATATTTTAAAACTGCTGGCTTAGGAAACTTAGTTATCAACACTTAAGCCGCAAATCTTCGCTTTCTAAGGTAGTTTTGGACCAGACTTCCCAGAACCACCAAAAGTATTGGCATTCCAATAGTTAGGAGTTGCCATTTGGTTTTGGCCTCCACCACTTTTTCCGCATCCAATAACGGAATCGCCACATTTTTGTTTCTGATGTTTATAAATCCATCATCGTCCAGCAAATAATTGACGCAATTGACCAGAAATTCCTTGTTTCCATAGAAGCTGTTGGTCCATTTATCATACCCCAGTTCCAAGGGTCTACCTTGCTGCAATTGGTTCTTAACGATATCCCCGTCCGCAATAACGATCATTTTATTGGAATCCCCATTTTCAATGGGATCTTTTAATGTAAGGGGTTTGACCCGATTCACATAAGCCGACTTGAATTTCCCTTCCAAAAGTACCGCCACCGGAAAACCGGGATTTGGGGGGTAGGCTTCCTTGTCCAAGGGGGAATTGAGTCGATCAAAACCAATTTGTTGCGGCACACCTTCCACCTTGGATAGGGGAGAGGATTGTAAGAGTACGGTTTTGGTATTGGCATTTACCAAGGTGTCAATGGCATTTGCAAATTGCAATCGAACCGCTTCCATGTTATTGGTAATGGGATGGTTGTCCTTGGAAAAAATCATGGGGTGGAAAACCCAGGGTAGGGGATTGTACTGTGAGTCGTTGGCCTCACCATTGGCCAGAACAATGGGTGTGTTGTAAAGATCATTGACCAAAACGGGGTTGATCCGTAGCCCGTATTTAAAGAAAAAATCGTCCAGGTTCAAATCCCTGCGCACGGCTACATTACTTCCCCTTTCATTGAACAGGCTATCCAGTTCCATGGCCACCTGGTCAACAAGCCAAAGGGACTTTCCCCCTTTCACGATGTACTGGTCCAAAACATATTTTTCAACTTCCGTAAAGGCTTCGGTCGGTTTTGCGATCAAAGCCAGATCAAACCCCAAAAGCTGATCCAATACCCTTTCCGGATGGTTCTTGGTGGAATCCAGGGTAATCGCCCCAATATTGTAATACTCCTTAAGGCCCGTTAAAAAATCGGCTATATATCGATCTTCAAGTTCCCCGTTCCCTTTTAGTACGGCAATTTTCTTCTTTTGGGTAAGTCCTATTTTTTTAAAGGCATCGGCAAATGCATATTCCAGGTTTTGAACCGAATTGTTGACCCTGTCCTCCGAAGAAGCACCCAATTTGTTCTTGAGCAGCGAAACTTTTACGGTTTTGTTCTTATAGTTGACCATGGCCCAGGGAAAAACCAGTTCCTGGGTCATTTTCCCCCCTTCCTCAATGGTCACATTTGCCGGTTTCAGTCCAAGCCGTTGAAGGTCACCAATCGTCCGTTCCCTTGTTGAAGGGTCCTCCAAAGGGTCTACCAAGTTGTAAACAATGTTCTTGTTGCTTGATTGAAATTGTTCCAGGAGCAGCACGGTTTCGTTCTGTAAACGGGCAAATTCCCCGGGCAGGCTTCCCTCCAGGAGGATGTCCACCACAACGGGGGAATCGAATTGTGAAGTGGACTCCAAAGCCGCTTTTGATAAGGTAAAACGTTTGTCCTCAGTGAGGTCAAAACGTTGATAGGCATAGTTTGAAATCACATTGATCATTATAACGATCAGCAACCCACCAATGATACTTGTTCCTTTCATGAGTTGAGTGCGTTTGTTTTTTTCAATCGTACAATGGCCAAAAAGACAAAAAAAGCGGTTACGCTTAGGAAGTAAAAAAGATCCCGTGTATCCAAAACCCCTTTGGCGATATCCTCAAAGTGGGCCTTGGCCCCAATCTTTTTGATCAGTTGCTGGGTCGTTCCATCTGAAGTCAATGAAGCAGCGGCTTCAGGACCATAAAAGACCAAAAAACAAAGTGCGGCCCCCAATATAAAGGCGAATATCTGGTTCTCGGATAGGGACGAAGAGAAAATGCCCATACTGCAATACAGTGCCATTAGAAACAAAACCCCAAAATAGGAACCTATAACCACGCCCATATCGTAATTCCCTTCGGTAATGCCCAAATCGGAGATGGCAAGCACATAAACAAAGGTGGGAAGCAAGGCTATGGCGCCCACGCTCAAAGCCCCGAAAAATTTCCCCAATACAATTTTGGTCTTGGTGAGGGGTTTGATCAACAGTAATTCCAATGTTCCCAGTTTCCTTTCCTCAGAGAAACTGCGCATGGTTATGGCGGGAATCAAAAATAGGAACACCCATGGGGCGAGCAGGAAAAAATGGCCCAAATCCGCGAAACCGTAATCAAAAATGTTAAAACCTCCCCTAAAGACCCAAAGGAACAGTCCATTAAGGGTGAGGAATAGCAGGAGGATCAAATAACCGATGGGTGAATTGAAAAAGGAATGAAGCTCTTTTTTAAGAATGGCCAACATATTTTTCTACGCTAAAGAAGCCAATTGGGTAACACTCCACGCTTCCGGTTTGTCCTGAAATAGTTTTTTGGTCCGGCTCCAGACCGTTTTGAAGAAATCCGACTGTCGATATAGATCCAGATAGCATTCGTCTTCCCACTTGCTATAGGTAAAGAAAGTGGTCGGATTCTCCAAATCCTGATATAACTCCAGATGCATGCACCCTTCAAAACTTCGTATTTTTTCTTTGGTTTCCTCGAAAAGAAGCTCAAAACTAGAAATATTTTCCGCTTTAAAGGACAATTTTACGATTCTAATCAGCATTCAAAAGAAATTAATGGTTATGATATCTTGCTGGTTAAGGCCAATTAGGGAGGAAGCCCCCCCTACGGTTTTGAGGTCACTTTTAAAAATGGCCAGTTCCAAGTGACCTGCAGCATTAAAGAGCGCCAAAAAATCGCTGGGCCCCTTTCTTTGGTTTTTTGGAAGTTCAAAATCTATGAGCCCGTTGTAGCTATTGAATATGGCCTTGAGTTTATGTCTTCGGGCAATCAATTCAAAGGAACGGCCATTGCGATAGGCTTCAAAAAGACTTTTGGTAATATTGGTCACTACATTTCCGTAGTGGTCAATGTAAATAACATTCCCGGTAATGGTTTTTCCATTGTTTGAGGGTCTGGGTTCAACTACTTTAGTGTCCTTTAATTGCCCAAATGGTTTACTCACCACTTCCTCCTTACCGCCCCTGGCCAAATGGCAAGCTACCTGGGTAAATACCTCCAATTCGGGAAAAGAATTGCGCTTGGTACTCGGTAGGCTGATCCTATTTATTTTTTCCGGTGTTTTGCCGGAGGCCATAATGGAGAGGACACCATTGTTCGCACCAATGAAGTAATGACCGTCCATTAGGACCAAAATATGTTCGTTTTCCGGGGATTCCTCGGATTCCAGGCCAATGACATGGATCGTTCCCTTTGGAAATTCGGGATAGGCACATTTCAATAGGTAAGCACATTCGTGAATGTCGAAAGGCGAGACCTGATGCGAAATATCAACAATTTGGGTAGTGGGCACCTGGGATAGAATTCTGCCTTTAATTGCTGCCACAAAATGGTCTTTTGTTCCAAAATCAGTGGTTAGGGTAATAATGGCCATAAAGGATTGTTGAAAGAATTCTTGATGCTAAAAATGATTTTTGGTTAAGTTTGTCGGTAAATTTACGTAAAAGGAAAACAGGATTTCTTCCTAACCCCACTAACTTCTAATTATTGATTTTTTGAACGAACTTATAATTGAACTCACGGAGATAAGCCCAAGGGATTTTTTTGGCCTTCAGAATGAGAATATAGAATTGCTCAAAAAATATTTTCCAAAACTGAAAATTGTCGCAAGGGGCAATAAGGTCAAAGTCTATGGAGATGAGGAAATGCTTGAGGAATTCGACCGTCGATTTGATATGATCACGGAACACTTTGCCAAGTACAACAAACTGGATGAGAACGCCATAGAACGATTGCTGACCAGTAACAGCAAGGAAGATTATGAATCTTCGGCCTCAAGCGGGGAGGTATTGGTGCACGGGGTCAATGGTAGGTTGATCAAGGCCCAAACGGTGAACCAAAGAAGATTGGTGGATGCCTGTTCCAAAAACGATATGGTCTTTGCCATTGGTCCTGCTGGGACTGGTAAGACCTACACTGGTGTTGCGTTGGCCGTAAAGGCGCTAAAAGAGAAGCAGGTCCGTAGGATAATTTTGACGAGGCCCGCAGTAGAGGCTGGAGAGAATTTAGGCTTTTTGCCGGGGGATTTAAAGGAGAAGCTGGATCCCTATATGCAGCCGCTTTATGATGCCCTTAGGGATATGATTGCTCCCGAAAAGTTGGAAAAGTACATTGAGGACGGTACCATCCAAATTGCGCCAATGGCCTTTATGCGTGGACGTACTTTGGACAATGCTTTTGTGATATTGGATGAAGCCCAAAACACGACCCATGCCCAAATGAAGATGTTTTTGACACGAATGGGCAAAAATGCCAAATTTTTGTTGACCGGTGACCCAGGACAGATCGATTTGCCCAGAAGGGTGATTTCCGGCCTAAAGGAAGCCCTGTTGATTCTGAAAAACATAAAGGGAATAAGTATCATTCACTTGGATGATAAGGATGTTATTCGGCATAAGTTGGTGAAAAAGGTCATTGATGCCTATCAGAATATTGAACACCAAAACCAATTCTAGGATGGCCAATACACTAATGGGTACGGACTTTCACTTTCCAGGTCAAAAATCCGTTTATCGTGGAAAGGTCAGGGAGGTCTATCATTTTGAAAATGACATTTTGGTCATGATCGCTACGGACAGGTTATCCGCTTTTGATGTGGTCATGCCAAAGGGAATCCCTTATAAGGGGCAGATTCTGAACCAAATTGCCACAAAGATGATGGAGGCCACGCAAGATATTGTGCCCAATTGGTTAATGGCCACACCCGATCCCAATGTGGCCGTTGGAAAGGCCTGTACCCCTTTTAAGGTGGAAATGGTGATCCGAGGATATCTTTCAGGCCACGCGGCACGGGAGTATAGGTTGGGAAAACGCCTACTCTGTGGAGTACCAATGCCCGATGGAATGATGGAAAACGATCCATTTCCCGAACCCATTATAACCCCGGCCACCAAAGCCGAAAAAGGAGACCATGACGAGGATATTTCCAGGGATGACATTTTGGGCAGGGGTATTGTGTCCGAAGAGGATTATAGCATTCTGGAGAAGTATACCAGGGCATTGTTCCAAAGGGGGACCGAAATCGCCGCTGGACGTGATTTGATTTTGGTGGACACCAAATATGAGTTTGGAAAAACCAAGGATGGGGAAATTGTATTGATCGATGAAATCCATACCCCGGATTCTTCCCGCTATTTTTACGCCCAAGGGTATCAAGAACGACAGGACAGGGGGGAACCGCAAAAGCAGTTGTCCAAGGAATTTGTACGGCAATGGTTATTGTCCAACGGGTTTCAAGGCCTGGAGGGGCAGACCGTGCCTGAAATGGGTGATGCCTACATCCAGTCGGTTTCCGAACGTTATATTGAATTGTACGAGAATATTACGGGGGAAGCCTTTGAAAAGGCCGACATCTCAAATATCCATGAGCGAATCGCCTTGAACATTGCGACCTATTTGGGCCAACTATCCCCTTAAGGTTCAAACCCTTCCATTGTATTTGGGTTACTTTGTTTTTCGAACACCTTTTCAAACCATCTCATTGGTTGATCAAGAATTCCTTCTTTGATTTAAAATACCCTATACCTTCTAGGTCCCTCCAATTTAGATTTTCCGTACTGTTTGTTAAATGTTAAAATAAGATGTTTGAACAATTATTTTGTTTATCGCTAATTTAATATATTTATGCTAAATAAATATATCCACTATGGAATTCTGCCCCAACTGCAATTCGGATACGTTCATTAAAGCTGGAATCATCAAAAATCGGCAGCGGTACAAATGCAAGTCCTGTGGTTATTTTTTTACAGTGGGAAAGTTGGGGAAGAAGATAGATGACTATTACGTCAATAAGGCGCTACAGTTGTATTTGGAAGGATTGACCTATCGCGAAATTGAACGCATCCTTGGCGTTTCCCATGTGTCCGTAATGAATTGGGTGCGCAAGTACAATATTAAACGGCCTTACCATGCCCAGTACCATCCCACATACAAAATCTTAAATCCGTCCGAGCTGCAGGAGTACTTCCAAAATCCCCAAAATATTTCAGGTGCCGGAGTCTTGATTACCGAACTGGGAGATAAGTTCATGCTCATAAAATGGGAACGTTTCCGGGATTGAGTATAATAATTTAGCATAAAAATATATTAACTTTTTCTTTAGACCATTTTTTTAGGATGTTCGTTGGGCAGATAACAAACCATAACATCTATAAAAATGAAGAAATTAATTCTTTTTTTGGTGATAGCAATCGCCACTCTAATGACATCTACCGGATATGGTCAAGATGAGACTACCGAAGTGGACCATTCTTACAAACCCCTAAAGGTTAATCTTAATGACGATGGTAGCAAATACATACGATTTATCTTGTGGCATCAAATGTGGCTTGAAGGAGGATCGGGCCAACAGGGTCCTAAGTTTTCCATTAGAAGGTCAAGGATGTTGGCCTATGCCCAGATTTCGCCGAGATTTTTAATATTGACCCATTTTGGATTGAACAGTTTGGGTGCTGGAAATCTTACGGCCAATCCCAATTCCCAAACAGATAACCAAAGAAGTTTATTGTTCTTACACGATGCCTGGGCTGAGTTCATGGTCGTTCCGGAAAAGTTATATATCGGTTCCGGTTTGCACTATTGGAACGGAATTTCCAGACTTACAAACCAAAGCACACTCAATATGATGACCTTGGATAATCCAGGGTCGGGAAATGGGGATGCTCGATTGTTCCCTTGGAACAACATCACTACCAGTGACCAGTTTGCGCGTCATCTGGGTATTTACGCCAAAGGTACGTTGGGAAAACTTGGGTATAGAATATCCGTCAATAACGCAAGAAACAATATCGGAACCTTGGGAACGGTACCAAGTTTTCAGGTTGACAATAACGTAGGTACGGGAACATGGAATTACGCAGGTTATTTTAAATATGACCTGTTGGACAAAGAGTCAGATAAGCTTCCTTATTTCGTGGGCTCATATCTAGGTTCCAAAGAAGTATTCAGTGTCGGTGCAGGTTTCTTCCATCATCCCGATGCATTGGCCGTAAACACTTTGGAGGAAAGGGAGTCAGTTACCCATTTTGCATTGGACGCCTTTTATGATGCTCCAATAAATAACAAGTTGGCCATTAATGCCTTGGGAGCCTTTTACAATTACAATTTTGGTGATACCGACGGGTTCAATACCGGAGGATTGGTACCCTCTTCTGGAACCATTCTTCACGGTCAAGTGGGGCTGCTTTTCAGAAAAGCCAAATTGATGCCCTATGTGACCTATAATTACCAAGACTTGGACTTTACCCCTGAAAACAGTAGTGAAGTTGGTATAGGCCTGAATTACTTTATCAACGGGCACTTTGCCAAAATTACCGCCGAATACAGTACGGGAACAGTCGGCGTAGCAGGTGCAGAATCTACCAATATATTTAGAATCCAAACACATATATTCTTATAAAATAAACCAACACATTATGACAGAAAAACAGCAAAAAGCTACGGCGTATTGGAAGGAGAACCTGAGGTACCTGGTCATTTTATTGATCATTTGGTTCGCGGTTTCCTATGGAGCGGGCATCATATTCAAAGATGCCTTGAACAACATCAAGATAGGTGGATTTAAACTCGGGTTTTGGTTTGCCCAACAAGGTTCAATCTATGTTTTCGTGATTTTGATATTCGTGTATGTGCGATTAATGAACAAACTGGACAAAAAATACGGCTACGACGTCGATTAACTAACTAAAACTTCAAAGAATTATGAGTGATGTACAAATTTGGACCTATGTCTTGGTGTTGCTGAGCTTTGGTCTCTACATAGGAATTGCAGTATGGTCCAGGGCCGGTTCCACAAAGGAGTTTTACGTGGCAGGTGGTGGGGTTTCCCCACTGGCCAACGGAATGGCTACAGCAGCTGATTGGATGTCGGCGGCCAGTTTTATTTCCATGGCAGGAATCATATCCTTTGCGGGTTATGATGGGGCTGTGTATTTGATGGGTTGGACCGGGGGTTACGTACTTCTGGCACTCCTTCTGGCTCCCTACCTACGTAAGTTTGGAAAGTTTACCGTTCCTGATTTTATCGGGGAACGTTATTACTCCAAAACGGCACGGATTGTTGCCGTCATATGTGCCCTTATCGTTTCCTTTACCTATGTGGCGGGCCAAATGCGTGGCGTTGGTATTGTGTTTTCCAGGTATTTGGAGGTGGATATCAACACAGGGGTCATTATAGGGATGGTCATTGTCTTATTCTACGCCGTATTGGGGGGTATGAAGGGAATTACCTATACCCAGGTAGCCCAGTATTGTGTCCTGATCTTTGCCTTTATGGTTCCAGCCATTTTTATTTCGATGCAAATGACCGGTAATCCCATTCCCCAACTAGGATTTGGAGGTACCTTGTCCGATGGTTCGGGGACCTATCTCCTGGATAAGCTTGACGGACTTTCCACGGAACTTGGTTTTGCGGAATATACCAATGGCTCCAAAAGTCTTATCGACGTTTTTGCGATTACCTTGGCATTGATGGTAGGTACTGCGGGCCTTCCCCATGTTATTGTACGTTTCTTTACCGTGAAACGTGTAAAGGATGCCCGGAAATCGGCTGGTTTGGCCCTGTTGTTTATTGCCATACTTTACACAACTGCTCCCGCCGTAGCCGTATTTGCAAGAACCAACCTTATCGAAACGGTAAGTGGAAAGGAATATGCGGCCATGCCACAGTGGTTCAAAAATTGGGAGACCACGGGTCTGATCGGTCATGACGATAAAAATGGTGATGGCGTCATTCAATACGTGGCCAATCCAGAAGTAAATGAACTTAAAGTGGATCGCGATATCATGGTATTGGCCAATCCGGAAATTGCAAATCTTCCAGCTTGGGTAATCGGTTTGATTGCGGCCGGCGGCTTGGCAGCAGCTTTATCCACTGCAGCCGGATTGTTGTTGGTCATCTCCTCTTCCGTTTCCCACGATTTGATCAAAAATGTGTTCAATCCGGACCTATCCGAAAAAGGGGAGCTTTGGGCCGCCCGTATTTCTGCCGCTGTTGCTGTAGTAATTGCAGGATATTTTGGCATAAACCCGCCCGGTTTTGTGGCTGCTGTTGTGGCATTGGCCTTTGGTCTCGCGGCGGCATCGTTCTTCCCTGCCATAATCCTCGGAATCTTCTATAAGAAGATGAACAGTAAAGGTGCCGTTACCGGTATGATCGTCGGTATTTCATTGATGCTCTTTTATATGTTGAAGTTCAAATTCGGAATATTTGATGGTGGCAAGGAAGCTGTAGCTGGCCTAAAGGATAGTTGGTGGTTTGGGATTTCACCGGAAGGTTTCGGTACCATAGCCATGTTGGTCAACTTTATCGTGGCCGTGGTGGTCAACAAGTTTACGGAAGAGCCACCGGAGGATGTACAGGAAATAGTCGAGAACATTAGAATCCCAAGTGGTGCAGGTGAAGCCTCATCGCACTAATTGATATTTAGTTGGTTACGGGAAAGCGGTGTGGTATATTTTGCCGCACCGTTTTCGTAATTTTAAAAGATTTGATCCCTAATGAAAATGAAAAAAAGGCATCAACAAAAATTGGTGGTGTTGGCAGTGGTGCTGTTCCTGCTATGGAACGTCCCCTTTGTTACCATCTTTGATGTAGATTTCCAAATTCTTGGTTTTCCGGCCTTTTATGTCTTCATTTTTTTAAGTTGGTTGGTTTCCAGTATCGTGGCATATAGTATTCTTAAGAAGTTCTATGAGTAATTATGTGTTGATATTGATTATTGTGGCCTATTTGGCATTCCTTTTTTTCCTGGCCTATTGGGCGGAGAGGAAACATAGCGGCAAATTGGTGAACAATCCGTACGTGTACGTGCTTTCGTTGGCTATTTATTGTACCGCATGGACCTATTACGGAAGCGTGGGTATTGCTTCCAGATCGGGGATAAGCTTTCTGGCCATTTATTTGGGACCG
The sequence above is a segment of the Muricauda sp. SCSIO 64092 genome. Coding sequences within it:
- a CDS encoding sodium:solute symporter family protein, whose product is MSDVQIWTYVLVLLSFGLYIGIAVWSRAGSTKEFYVAGGGVSPLANGMATAADWMSAASFISMAGIISFAGYDGAVYLMGWTGGYVLLALLLAPYLRKFGKFTVPDFIGERYYSKTARIVAVICALIVSFTYVAGQMRGVGIVFSRYLEVDINTGVIIGMVIVLFYAVLGGMKGITYTQVAQYCVLIFAFMVPAIFISMQMTGNPIPQLGFGGTLSDGSGTYLLDKLDGLSTELGFAEYTNGSKSLIDVFAITLALMVGTAGLPHVIVRFFTVKRVKDARKSAGLALLFIAILYTTAPAVAVFARTNLIETVSGKEYAAMPQWFKNWETTGLIGHDDKNGDGVIQYVANPEVNELKVDRDIMVLANPEIANLPAWVIGLIAAGGLAAALSTAAGLLLVISSSVSHDLIKNVFNPDLSEKGELWAARISAAVAVVIAGYFGINPPGFVAAVVALAFGLAAASFFPAIILGIFYKKMNSKGAVTGMIVGISLMLFYMLKFKFGIFDGGKEAVAGLKDSWWFGISPEGFGTIAMLVNFIVAVVVNKFTEEPPEDVQEIVENIRIPSGAGEASSH